A region from the Nonlabens sp. YIK11 genome encodes:
- a CDS encoding PorV/PorQ family protein, whose product MRFPLVLLTLLSFAFAKAQTSRAYSNEFLNIGVDAAALGMSNAVVAKTGNVNSGYWNPAGLMQLEERELSLMHASYFANIAQYNYGAYAMPIDDRSAFAFSVIRFSVDDILNTTQLIDDQGNINYDRISTFSTADWAFTLSYARESKLDGFSYGGNVKVIRRIIGDFATSLGFGLDIGLQMQRGDWSFGLMARDITTTYNTWSIDEDEFATVQGAVANQNQELPETTEITLPKLQLGISREFTFHYDHVLTAEVDLNMRFIQTNDIISSSSVSATPALGLEYGYTDLVFVRAGMGNFQNEMQLDGNDNVTFQPNIGIGFKYKGISVDYALTDIGDSSAALYSNIFSVNVDLSVFSR is encoded by the coding sequence TTGAGATTTCCCCTTGTTTTACTGACTTTGCTGAGTTTCGCTTTCGCGAAAGCGCAAACCTCAAGAGCCTATTCCAACGAGTTTTTGAACATAGGTGTCGATGCTGCAGCTTTAGGGATGAGCAATGCCGTGGTCGCAAAAACTGGTAACGTGAATTCTGGATACTGGAATCCAGCTGGTTTGATGCAATTGGAAGAGCGTGAATTATCACTCATGCACGCCAGTTATTTTGCTAACATCGCCCAATATAACTATGGTGCCTATGCGATGCCTATTGACGACCGCAGTGCTTTTGCATTTTCTGTGATACGATTCTCTGTCGACGACATCTTGAATACCACCCAACTTATCGATGATCAAGGAAATATCAATTATGACCGTATATCCACATTCTCTACGGCAGATTGGGCATTTACCTTGTCCTATGCACGTGAGTCAAAACTGGACGGTTTTTCTTATGGTGGTAATGTCAAAGTCATACGCAGAATCATAGGTGATTTTGCGACTTCATTAGGTTTTGGACTGGATATAGGATTGCAAATGCAACGCGGTGACTGGAGTTTTGGACTTATGGCTAGAGATATTACTACCACTTATAACACCTGGTCCATCGACGAGGATGAATTTGCAACCGTGCAAGGTGCCGTCGCCAATCAAAATCAAGAACTCCCAGAAACTACCGAGATCACGCTCCCAAAACTGCAACTGGGAATCTCTCGAGAATTTACCTTTCACTATGATCATGTCCTAACCGCCGAGGTTGATCTAAATATGAGGTTTATCCAAACCAATGACATTATATCCAGCAGTAGTGTGAGTGCGACGCCTGCATTGGGACTGGAATATGGTTATACAGATCTTGTCTTTGTGCGTGCCGGTATGGGAAATTTCCAGAATGAAATGCAGCTGGACGGCAATGACAATGTCACTTTCCAGCCCAATATAGGCATAGGCTTTAAATACAAGGGCATATCTGTGGACTATGCCTTGACAGATATAGGAGATTCCAGTGCAGCATTGTATTCCAATATCTTTTCGGTAAATGTGGACCTATCGGTTTTTAGTCGTTAG
- the lnt gene encoding apolipoprotein N-acyltransferase codes for MLKNILLALLSGILFWLGWPTYGFPLLLFFAFIPLLIVEYGIRHQSVKAAGWKVLGLSYITFFTWNICTTSWLYFSTPFGMWFAVLVNSLLMAIVFWCYHLFARKATTGASLTFLACLWIGFEYLHLHWDFSWPWLNLGNGFSEYTSWIQWYEYTGTFGGSLWVWGTNISLFLLWKRFRESGTKLNLFVSVKVTRISLTLIGIPILISLFLKPDDSLDGDTSEVVILQPNIDPYAEKYNTDNSSIVNLLLNLTEQKITDSTDIIIAPETVLARSIELNTVPFDPSVNALQGYITQHPNTSYVGGISMLERFRDEEKVTTQSNYYADGDFYYNDFNSALFLKDKSESALYHKSKLVVGVENFPYKSILQPILGDAMIDLGGTVATKTTQPERAVFESTQGSKVAPIICYESVYGDYVTDYVLNGAQFLAIITNDAWWGNTQGHQQHLSIARLRAIESRKWVARSANTGISAVIAPSGVVVERLDYEEQGTIKATIGLSDELTFYSKHGDYIARIAMGMGLFILLFGIFKRGTMKRK; via the coding sequence ATGCTTAAAAACATTCTACTTGCGCTATTATCGGGAATACTATTTTGGCTAGGTTGGCCTACTTACGGCTTTCCATTATTGTTGTTTTTTGCGTTTATTCCGCTATTGATTGTTGAGTATGGAATACGGCATCAATCGGTCAAAGCTGCTGGCTGGAAGGTCTTGGGATTGTCTTACATTACGTTTTTCACGTGGAATATATGCACGACCTCTTGGCTGTATTTTTCCACACCATTTGGGATGTGGTTTGCCGTATTGGTCAACTCCTTATTGATGGCAATCGTATTTTGGTGCTATCATCTATTTGCCCGCAAGGCGACTACTGGCGCCTCACTTACCTTTCTCGCTTGTTTATGGATAGGCTTTGAATACCTTCACTTACACTGGGATTTTTCATGGCCTTGGCTCAATCTGGGCAATGGTTTTAGCGAGTATACCTCTTGGATCCAGTGGTATGAATACACAGGAACCTTTGGTGGTAGCTTATGGGTTTGGGGTACGAACATTTCCCTGTTTTTATTGTGGAAACGCTTTCGCGAAAGCGGAACAAAACTCAATCTGTTTGTATCTGTTAAAGTCACTCGCATTTCACTGACTTTAATTGGAATCCCAATACTGATATCCCTTTTCCTAAAGCCCGATGACTCGCTAGATGGCGACACGAGCGAGGTGGTCATATTACAACCGAACATTGACCCGTATGCTGAAAAGTACAATACTGATAATTCTAGTATTGTCAATCTCTTACTCAACCTAACTGAACAAAAAATAACCGATTCTACTGATATCATCATCGCGCCAGAGACCGTGCTCGCGAGATCCATAGAATTGAACACAGTTCCTTTTGATCCCAGCGTGAATGCACTCCAAGGATATATCACGCAGCATCCCAACACCTCCTATGTAGGTGGGATATCGATGCTGGAACGTTTTAGGGATGAAGAAAAAGTAACCACACAAAGCAATTACTATGCTGACGGTGATTTTTATTACAACGATTTTAATAGTGCCTTATTTTTAAAAGACAAGAGTGAATCTGCCTTGTATCACAAATCCAAACTTGTGGTAGGTGTCGAGAACTTTCCTTACAAGAGTATTCTTCAACCTATTTTAGGTGATGCCATGATCGATCTAGGCGGTACGGTAGCCACGAAAACCACTCAGCCGGAAAGAGCGGTATTTGAGAGTACACAAGGTTCCAAGGTGGCTCCTATTATATGTTATGAATCAGTTTATGGCGATTATGTGACCGACTATGTACTGAACGGTGCGCAGTTTCTTGCTATCATCACTAATGATGCCTGGTGGGGAAATACACAAGGTCACCAGCAACATTTAAGTATTGCTAGGTTAAGAGCCATTGAGTCTAGAAAATGGGTCGCCCGTAGTGCCAATACGGGAATCAGTGCCGTGATTGCTCCATCTGGAGTCGTTGTGGAACGGTTAGATTATGAAGAGCAAGGAACTATCAAAGCGACCATTGGTCTCTCTGATGAGCTTACCTTCTACTCTAAACACGGTGATTACATTGCACGCATTGCTATGGGAATGGGCCTATTTATTTTACTGTTTGGGATTTTCAAGAGAGGAACCATGAAGCGGAAATAA
- a CDS encoding sugar transferase: protein MANSSSIHFEISERKVLLRVIDVCVILFSLHLVGYFFDMNYFMINLDQWLGSVILCIYILFFATVFELYDLQKASRITSTLQGVFYTGILTSLAYLLTPFLTPVLPDNRLQIFYFTATVLISLMSWRSIYVKLFASSRFDKKIIIVADAVDALEISSQLQSADPNYTIIGYINTDRSIDMGYDDRIAVLTVAEAEEKIRKENVREIVIASMNSAGITTQIYTWLIELVENGFSVREYSQVYEEMTDRVPVNFVGKDFYRYFPFARSNQNRLYQVYHRCFDVFISVIGLIGFVVILPLVLFGNLLANRGPLFYSQTRIGRNRKEFEILKFRTMIRNAEVDGAQFTVKKDSRVTAFGKLLRKTRLDEIPQFFNILQGNMSVIGPRPERPVFVKKLTEKIPFYETRHVVKPGLTGWAQVKASYGESYEDHLKKLQYDLYYIKKRSIFLDIRILVKTLSTVIFLKGQ, encoded by the coding sequence ATGGCAAATTCTAGTTCCATACATTTTGAGATTTCAGAACGCAAGGTTTTACTGCGCGTTATTGATGTGTGCGTAATTCTGTTTTCTCTTCATTTAGTGGGTTATTTTTTTGACATGAATTATTTTATGATCAACCTTGATCAATGGCTGGGATCTGTAATTCTCTGTATCTACATTCTCTTTTTTGCAACCGTTTTTGAATTATACGATCTACAAAAGGCCAGCCGAATTACCAGTACTTTACAAGGTGTTTTTTATACAGGAATTCTTACCTCTCTTGCATATTTATTGACTCCATTTCTTACACCGGTATTACCAGATAATAGATTGCAAATATTTTATTTTACCGCTACGGTTCTCATATCACTCATGAGCTGGCGATCGATTTATGTGAAGCTGTTTGCAAGTTCTAGATTTGATAAGAAAATCATCATCGTGGCAGATGCGGTGGATGCTTTGGAAATCTCCAGTCAACTGCAGTCAGCAGATCCTAATTACACCATCATAGGTTACATCAATACAGATCGTAGCATCGATATGGGATATGATGACAGGATTGCGGTATTAACCGTAGCCGAAGCAGAAGAAAAAATAAGAAAGGAAAATGTGCGTGAGATTGTCATCGCTAGTATGAATTCGGCAGGTATTACTACTCAAATCTATACGTGGCTCATAGAGTTGGTAGAAAACGGCTTTTCAGTTAGGGAATATTCACAGGTTTACGAAGAGATGACAGATCGTGTTCCCGTCAATTTTGTGGGTAAGGATTTTTACAGGTATTTCCCATTTGCGAGAAGTAATCAAAATAGACTCTATCAGGTCTACCACCGCTGTTTTGACGTCTTCATTAGCGTCATAGGCCTCATCGGTTTTGTGGTGATTTTACCTTTGGTGCTGTTTGGAAATCTGCTGGCAAATCGTGGTCCACTATTTTACTCACAAACCAGAATTGGTCGTAATCGTAAAGAGTTTGAAATTTTAAAATTCCGTACGATGATTAGAAATGCAGAGGTCGACGGTGCGCAGTTCACCGTCAAGAAAGACAGCAGGGTTACAGCATTTGGTAAGCTATTGCGCAAGACACGCTTAGATGAGATCCCTCAATTTTTCAATATCCTACAAGGAAACATGAGCGTCATCGGGCCGCGACCAGAAAGACCTGTTTTTGTCAAAAAGCTTACGGAAAAGATACCGTTTTATGAAACCAGGCATGTCGTAAAGCCAGGATTAACCGGTTGGGCACAAGTAAAAGCTAGTTATGGGGAAAGCTATGAGGACCATCTTAAAAAACTACAATACGACTTATACTACATCAAAAAACGCAGCATTTTCCTAGATATCAGAATTTTGGTAAAAACCCTTAGTACCGTTATTTTCTTAAAAGGTCAATAG
- a CDS encoding glycosyltransferase family 4 protein: MLTIRHHLVVQMQTRVLYIGNQLASKNRTATTIDTLSDLLRKQGYQVKTASSVKNQWLRGLHMAWVTLFNRNWAQFVLIDTYSTRNFWYAISIGYICRWLNIKYIPILHGGNLPARLKKNPKVFHHFLSNAHRVVSPSDYLKFAFEERSDEEVHAEHLTGQAGSRSTKANFNKITVIPNSLELENYGFNKRSRVQPKLLWVRSFAEIYNPMMALKVLERLLERLPNACLTMVGPDKDGSLQRCELYALEKDLPVQFTGLLSKTEWIALSREHDIFINTSHFDNMPVSILEAMALGLPVISTNVGGIPMFIKNESNGLLVDDNDVTRMVESIILLTKNQELANRISTNAHVFVSKFSWNTIKNSWNDLLRS, encoded by the coding sequence ATGCTTACCATACGGCATCACCTAGTGGTACAGATGCAGACTAGGGTTCTATACATAGGCAACCAGCTTGCCAGTAAGAATAGAACAGCCACCACCATTGATACGCTCAGCGATCTTTTACGCAAGCAGGGCTATCAGGTAAAAACAGCTTCTTCCGTCAAAAACCAATGGTTACGTGGGCTTCACATGGCCTGGGTCACGCTATTTAATAGGAACTGGGCGCAGTTCGTTCTCATAGACACCTACAGTACTCGTAATTTCTGGTATGCGATATCCATCGGATACATTTGCCGTTGGTTGAATATCAAATATATTCCCATTCTCCACGGTGGTAATTTGCCAGCAAGGCTCAAAAAGAACCCTAAAGTATTTCATCACTTTTTAAGCAACGCACACCGAGTGGTGAGTCCTAGTGATTATTTGAAATTCGCTTTCGAGGAGCGCAGCGACGAAGAAGTTCATGCTGAGCACCTGACTGGACAGGCAGGTAGTCGAAGCACGAAAGCGAATTTTAATAAAATCACAGTAATCCCAAATAGCTTAGAGCTTGAAAATTATGGTTTTAACAAGCGATCACGCGTCCAGCCGAAGCTGCTCTGGGTAAGATCCTTTGCGGAGATCTATAATCCCATGATGGCTTTGAAGGTACTGGAGCGATTACTGGAACGATTGCCTAATGCATGCCTCACCATGGTGGGACCCGACAAAGATGGATCTTTGCAACGCTGTGAACTGTATGCATTGGAAAAGGATCTACCGGTTCAATTTACGGGACTATTATCAAAAACGGAATGGATTGCTCTAAGCCGTGAGCACGACATTTTCATCAATACATCACATTTTGACAACATGCCGGTCAGTATATTGGAAGCCATGGCTCTGGGATTGCCAGTGATTTCTACAAACGTGGGTGGCATTCCAATGTTTATCAAAAATGAATCTAATGGTTTGCTAGTAGATGATAATGATGTTACTAGAATGGTAGAATCCATAATATTACTTACCAAAAATCAAGAATTAGCCAATAGAATATCGACGAACGCACACGTATTTGTAAGTAAGTTCTCATGGAATACGATCAAAAATTCATGGAATGATCTATTAAGATCTTAA
- a CDS encoding O-antigen ligase family protein yields the protein MIKVEKLSYPILIGAHLIMALLVVLLPLTSKLLFYSITAYLFLRVISSKDRNQEALMAACYLTCWEVFLRMTDALFFYELIKYLVLVFMSIGIFHKGFSIKSIPFVMYLLLLIPSIVIASQVIPLGESLRKVIAFNLSGPVTLGIVAIYCYQRTISLNRLEEILKLSVGPIAMLTLYLFLVTPDIRDIATGTASNFAASGGYGPNQVATALGIGMFICFVRFLRVKNFTINVIDIILLLGMTYRGWVTFSRGGIFTAAMMIVATIFTIFLLKRSSFRVAMLPKLGVLVVGLGIAWGFTSMVTNGLIDKRYANQDAAGRMKKDLSTGRSELISIELEAFTENPIAGIGAGQVKYYRARKDGIVAASHNESSRLLSEHGAIGILSILVLIITPLIYRLSHRGNIYFYAFLIFWFATINHSAMRIAAPSFFYGLALLKVINVKKKSPRRKPYR from the coding sequence ATGATCAAGGTCGAAAAGCTTTCTTATCCCATACTTATAGGGGCCCATTTGATTATGGCGCTCTTGGTCGTCTTATTACCTTTAACGTCAAAACTGTTATTCTATAGCATTACCGCTTATTTGTTTTTAAGGGTGATATCCAGCAAAGACCGCAATCAGGAAGCCTTAATGGCCGCCTGCTATTTGACCTGTTGGGAGGTTTTTCTGCGCATGACAGATGCATTGTTTTTTTATGAATTGATTAAATATTTGGTGTTGGTCTTCATGTCCATCGGGATCTTTCATAAGGGATTTTCTATTAAATCCATTCCATTTGTGATGTATTTGCTTTTGCTTATTCCAAGTATCGTAATTGCTTCGCAAGTGATTCCTTTGGGCGAAAGTCTGCGTAAAGTAATTGCATTCAACCTTAGTGGACCGGTGACTTTAGGAATAGTAGCAATCTATTGTTATCAGCGAACGATTTCATTAAATAGGTTGGAAGAGATCCTCAAATTATCCGTAGGTCCTATAGCTATGTTGACCTTATATCTATTTCTGGTAACTCCAGATATAAGAGACATTGCTACGGGTACCGCTTCAAATTTTGCAGCCTCTGGCGGATATGGCCCCAATCAAGTGGCGACCGCTTTGGGAATTGGGATGTTTATATGTTTCGTAAGATTTTTAAGGGTTAAAAATTTTACGATCAATGTGATCGACATAATCCTGCTATTAGGAATGACCTATCGTGGTTGGGTTACTTTTTCTCGTGGTGGGATTTTTACGGCGGCTATGATGATTGTAGCAACCATCTTCACCATTTTTCTTTTAAAGCGTTCCTCGTTTAGAGTAGCCATGTTGCCTAAATTAGGGGTGCTCGTCGTTGGCCTTGGAATAGCTTGGGGCTTCACATCTATGGTGACCAATGGTCTAATAGATAAACGATATGCTAATCAAGATGCGGCAGGTCGTATGAAGAAAGATTTGAGTACGGGAAGATCAGAGTTGATAAGCATCGAACTAGAAGCTTTTACAGAAAATCCCATTGCGGGTATTGGGGCTGGTCAGGTAAAATATTACCGAGCAAGAAAGGACGGTATTGTGGCGGCTTCCCACAACGAATCAAGTAGATTGTTATCAGAACATGGTGCTATTGGTATACTTTCCATATTAGTTTTGATCATTACTCCATTGATATATAGATTGTCACATAGAGGCAATATCTATTTCTATGCGTTTTTGATATTCTGGTTTGCCACCATCAATCACAGCGCGATGCGTATAGCGGCACCATCCTTTTTTTATGGGTTGGCTTTATTAAAAGTAATTAACGTGAAAAAGAAAAGTCCTAGAAGGAAACCCTATCGTTGA
- a CDS encoding glycosyltransferase family 4 protein, with protein MRILQIIDSLHPGGAERMAVQIANALTEKVELSALCCTREEGVLKEQLDNEVAYRFANRKGRIGISGIARMHKFVQNLKITHIHAHGTSCYTAFLLKILNPHLKLIWHDHYGNAEMLDQRPTRLLRIMAKKMDAIIVVNEQLERWARQLKPKGNVFFLANFSVKDSIFPETEDRIPGNHSQRVVCLANLRPQKNHPMLLEVWRDIVSLHPDWSLLLVGMDFQDQYSQNLQKFITQNQLQDRVFMLGTRTDVADILKQCQIGVLSSKSEGLPLSLLEYGNAGLPVVATNVGACKQVIGDDGFIAELESPSVFKKYLLDLINDPALRSEIGLKFQKRIEKKYSQQPYLTTLSQIYSSL; from the coding sequence ATGCGCATCCTACAAATCATCGACAGTCTACATCCTGGCGGCGCAGAGCGTATGGCGGTTCAAATCGCAAACGCTTTAACGGAAAAAGTAGAGCTGTCCGCTTTGTGCTGCACTAGGGAAGAAGGTGTGTTAAAAGAGCAACTTGACAATGAAGTGGCATATAGGTTTGCAAATCGTAAAGGCAGAATAGGAATTTCAGGGATTGCCAGAATGCACAAATTTGTGCAAAACCTTAAAATTACTCATATTCATGCGCACGGGACATCCTGTTATACGGCTTTTCTATTGAAAATCCTTAATCCTCATCTGAAGTTGATCTGGCATGATCATTATGGAAATGCCGAAATGCTGGATCAACGTCCGACACGCTTATTAAGGATCATGGCAAAAAAAATGGATGCCATTATAGTCGTAAATGAACAGCTGGAACGATGGGCTAGACAATTGAAACCAAAGGGCAACGTATTTTTTTTGGCCAACTTCTCTGTCAAAGATTCAATTTTCCCTGAAACAGAAGATAGGATTCCTGGAAATCATAGTCAGCGTGTGGTTTGTCTAGCAAATTTAAGACCTCAAAAAAATCACCCAATGCTCCTAGAGGTGTGGCGCGATATTGTCTCGCTACATCCAGATTGGAGTCTGTTGCTGGTTGGTATGGACTTTCAGGATCAATACAGTCAAAATCTTCAAAAGTTTATAACTCAAAATCAACTACAGGATCGCGTATTCATGTTAGGCACGAGAACAGATGTAGCAGATATATTAAAACAGTGTCAGATAGGTGTGTTAAGTTCAAAATCAGAAGGTTTGCCATTGTCTTTGCTGGAGTATGGAAATGCAGGTCTTCCGGTCGTGGCAACAAATGTAGGCGCGTGTAAACAGGTAATAGGAGACGATGGGTTCATAGCAGAACTAGAATCACCTTCCGTTTTCAAAAAATATCTTTTGGATTTGATCAACGATCCCGCTCTAAGGTCAGAAATAGGACTTAAATTTCAAAAACGAATAGAAAAAAAGTACAGCCAGCAGCCTTACTTGACAACTCTTAGTCAAATCTATAGTTCTCTATGA
- a CDS encoding glycosyltransferase, with translation MKLLVISDAPILYDKGTKQAYAPYVKEMDLWMSHVSHTTFIGPNEFSRPLLLKPFDRQDFELLPVKRLEYNRISTAIKSLINIPGQIQLLYKQMKKADHIHLRAPGNLAFLAGLVALSFSRKRISVKYAGNWDPNSKQPLSYRWQKRLFSSPKWSKNTNVMAYGQWKNQSENIVPFFTASYSKTDRKVFQKEFVSPIQIIFVGTLSKNKNPQLLIELIEGLHKHGISAQAHFYGDGPMMQQLKQHARTVMVTERSRSQPQSNPNAGSSLSTERSRSQPENVATPQSNPVSSLSTERSRSQVENRSVPQSNPVSSESREMDGHQNTRSSQQKSPSRTDRSRSKDNGAFTFHGNQPAEVVRKAYKQAHFVFLASQSEGWPKAVAEAMWHGCVPIASPVSCVPWMLNNNGDLDLKTLFIITLGQFEPVEDGLEANKLIVKSETPRGLIFTKINRTITDLQWLLNHQDHYQMMSQAAQTWSQQYTLEDFEKEIVKLLNHQT, from the coding sequence ATGAAATTGCTTGTCATATCTGACGCTCCTATTCTTTACGATAAAGGAACTAAGCAGGCCTATGCACCTTACGTTAAGGAAATGGATCTGTGGATGTCTCACGTATCTCATACAACATTTATAGGTCCAAATGAGTTTTCTCGCCCTTTGCTCTTGAAACCCTTCGACCGACAAGACTTTGAGCTTTTACCGGTCAAAAGACTTGAATATAACAGAATAAGCACAGCAATAAAATCATTAATAAACATTCCAGGCCAGATTCAATTATTGTATAAACAAATGAAAAAGGCAGACCATATTCATCTACGGGCTCCGGGAAATCTAGCCTTTTTGGCCGGGTTGGTAGCATTATCGTTTTCGCGAAAGCGTATATCCGTAAAATATGCTGGGAATTGGGATCCTAATTCAAAACAACCTTTATCCTATCGATGGCAAAAGCGCCTCTTTTCAAGCCCAAAATGGAGTAAGAATACCAATGTGATGGCCTACGGACAGTGGAAAAACCAATCGGAAAACATAGTGCCATTTTTCACGGCTTCGTATTCTAAAACTGACAGAAAGGTATTCCAAAAAGAGTTTGTGAGTCCGATACAAATCATCTTTGTAGGTACGCTATCAAAGAACAAAAACCCGCAATTGTTGATAGAATTGATAGAAGGACTACATAAGCACGGCATTTCCGCACAAGCTCATTTCTACGGCGACGGCCCCATGATGCAACAACTAAAACAACACGCCAGAACAGTCATGGTGACTGAGCGTAGCCGAAGTCAACCCCAAAGCAACCCCAATGCCGGTTCGAGTCTGTCGACTGAGCGCAGCCGAAGTCAACCCGAGAACGTTGCAACACCTCAAAGCAATCCAGTTTCGAGCCTGTCGACTGAGCGAAGCCGAAGTCAAGTCGAGAACCGTTCAGTACCTCAAAGCAATCCAGTTTCGAGCGAGAGTCGAGAAATGGATGGTCATCAAAACACCCGTTCCTCTCAGCAAAAATCTCCCTCTCGCACTGATCGAAGTCGAAGTAAGGACAATGGGGCCTTCACCTTCCACGGCAACCAGCCCGCTGAGGTGGTCAGAAAGGCCTATAAACAAGCCCATTTTGTATTCTTAGCCTCCCAAAGTGAAGGCTGGCCCAAGGCAGTGGCCGAAGCCATGTGGCACGGCTGTGTACCTATAGCCTCACCAGTGAGTTGCGTCCCTTGGATGCTGAATAACAATGGAGATCTTGATTTAAAAACCTTATTTATAATCACTTTAGGTCAGTTTGAGCCTGTCGAAGACGGTTTAGAAGCAAATAAGCTTATAGTTAAATCAGAAACTCCAAGAGGCCTCATTTTTACTAAAATAAATCGTACCATAACCGACCTGCAATGGCTGCTGAACCACCAAGATCATTATCAAATGATGTCCCAAGCAGCACAAACCTGGTCACAGCAATACACCCTAGAAGACTTTGAAAAGGAAATCGTAAAATTGCTAAACCATCAAACCTAA
- a CDS encoding serine O-acetyltransferase, with product MKFSSDIKRYTDYSGKSKLLMLLTQQGLWALFYYRIFNAVHKAQLPKLLKRILLIVGVLCQKKVEIFTGISLPHSAQIGEGLYIGHHSGIIVHPQAVIGNNCNISQGVTIGVSGRGQYRGVPVIGDRVYVGANAVVAGNIQVGDGVVIGANSLVVKSVETNTTVVGVPAVKISDHDSQDYIL from the coding sequence ATGAAATTCTCAAGCGACATAAAAAGATATACAGACTACAGCGGTAAGTCTAAACTTCTTATGCTGCTGACCCAGCAAGGTTTATGGGCGCTGTTTTATTACAGGATTTTTAATGCGGTACACAAAGCCCAACTACCTAAATTGCTAAAAAGGATACTTTTGATTGTGGGCGTTCTATGTCAAAAAAAAGTAGAGATATTCACGGGTATAAGCTTACCACACAGCGCACAGATAGGTGAAGGCCTATATATCGGGCATCATTCTGGCATAATTGTACATCCACAGGCTGTGATAGGTAATAACTGTAATATCTCCCAAGGCGTCACGATAGGAGTAAGCGGTCGTGGCCAGTATCGAGGCGTACCAGTCATTGGCGATCGAGTCTACGTTGGGGCTAATGCCGTGGTTGCGGGTAATATTCAGGTAGGCGACGGTGTCGTCATTGGTGCCAATTCCCTTGTGGTAAAGTCAGTGGAAACAAACACAACAGTCGTGGGTGTTCCCGCGGTGAAAATAAGCGATCACGACAGTCAAGACTACATATTATGA
- a CDS encoding glycosyltransferase family 2 protein, with protein MAYNTLALIICTYQRPDAIIRLIASVKSQSRCPDQIIIVDGSQDQKTKARLGEIEIPYLKYFQVSEGDRGLTKQRNHGISKVSEEIDIVAFLDDDVVLESDYFERLLETYTIYPEAMGVGGYITNEVVWEKANHIEENDIRYFYFDGYRRKESSRYKLRRKLGLVQNEPPGFYPNFGHGRSIGFLPPSGKIYQTETLMGGVSSFPLRVLKEHKFSEYFEGYGLYEDADFSLRLSKLGNLYVNTAAQLEHHHDASGRPNSFKYGKMVIRNGWYVWRVKNPNPSFNDTIRWYQITLLLTGIRFLNIFTTSQRWEAAIEFAGRCLGVISLLWNKPGS; from the coding sequence ATGGCTTATAATACTCTAGCATTAATCATTTGCACCTATCAACGACCTGATGCAATCATACGTTTGATAGCTTCAGTAAAATCTCAATCTAGGTGTCCAGATCAGATCATCATAGTAGATGGTTCGCAAGATCAAAAAACCAAAGCTAGACTAGGTGAAATAGAAATACCATACTTAAAATACTTTCAAGTCTCTGAAGGTGATCGTGGTCTGACTAAACAGCGTAATCACGGAATCTCAAAAGTTTCTGAAGAAATAGACATTGTAGCCTTTCTTGATGATGATGTCGTTTTAGAGTCAGACTACTTCGAACGGCTATTGGAGACCTATACTATATATCCTGAAGCTATGGGTGTGGGAGGCTATATTACCAATGAGGTGGTATGGGAAAAGGCTAATCACATTGAAGAGAACGATATACGTTATTTCTACTTTGACGGCTACCGTCGTAAAGAAAGTAGTAGGTATAAGCTAAGACGTAAATTAGGCCTGGTTCAAAATGAACCTCCAGGTTTTTATCCAAATTTCGGACACGGCAGGTCTATTGGATTCTTACCGCCTTCAGGTAAAATATATCAAACTGAAACCCTGATGGGTGGAGTTTCCAGTTTTCCTTTACGCGTGCTAAAAGAGCATAAGTTTTCTGAGTACTTTGAAGGTTATGGGTTATATGAAGATGCAGATTTTAGTTTACGGCTTTCTAAGTTAGGAAACTTATATGTAAACACTGCAGCACAGTTAGAACACCACCATGATGCGTCAGGTAGACCGAATTCCTTTAAATATGGGAAGATGGTCATCCGCAATGGCTGGTATGTTTGGCGTGTCAAGAATCCCAATCCATCGTTTAACGACACTATCAGGTGGTATCAAATAACGCTATTACTCACAGGCATAAGATTTCTCAATATATTTACTACCAGTCAAAGATGGGAAGCAGCAATTGAATTTGCAGGTAGATGCCTTGGTGTTATTTCGCTGCTATGGAACAAACCTGGATCATGA